A genomic region of Oscillatoria sp. FACHB-1407 contains the following coding sequences:
- a CDS encoding peptidoglycan-binding domain-containing protein, giving the protein MQAFSTRLLTTLISLTVSLPVLGAVPALAQSSSASNPSEPLLISQSIDSGVLQLQDSGSAVEQLQNQLTTLGYYDGPITGFFGSLTEDAVIRFQQANGLTSDGIVGPATQAALQRSLNSQSQSFNASTPAVVNDGLLQLEDQGDQVTALQTRLQQLGYYNGPITGFFGSLTEDAVIRFQQANGLTPDGIVGASTQAALQRSPNAQSQSFNPSSPATVDDGVLRLEDQGDQVTALQIRLQELGYYNGPVTGVFRELTEAAVIQFQQDNGLTPDGIVGPATQAALSRRVAPTPQATTLTTPPRIQTVPLATANDGLLQLGDSGPEVVTLQNRLRELGFYSGVTSGQFDAQTEEAVRAFQRSRGLTADGVVGPQTASSLNLANIQDPEGGRYSVLELQRRLRDLRLYSGPLDGRLGPETSAAIQAAQQRFNLSESDLVNGQF; this is encoded by the coding sequence ATGCAAGCCTTTTCCACTCGACTGCTAACCACCTTGATTTCGTTGACCGTCAGCCTTCCTGTGTTAGGAGCCGTCCCCGCTCTAGCACAGTCTTCCTCAGCCAGCAATCCTAGTGAACCCCTATTAATCAGTCAGAGTATTGATTCTGGGGTTTTGCAATTGCAAGATAGCGGCAGTGCCGTCGAACAATTGCAGAACCAACTCACGACATTGGGCTATTACGACGGTCCCATCACAGGCTTTTTTGGTTCACTCACTGAAGATGCCGTTATTCGGTTTCAGCAGGCAAACGGATTAACTTCAGATGGTATTGTGGGTCCAGCAACTCAAGCCGCATTGCAGCGATCGCTCAACTCTCAGAGCCAATCATTTAATGCGTCAACTCCTGCTGTCGTAAACGACGGGTTGCTGCAACTGGAGGATCAGGGCGACCAAGTTACAGCCCTACAAACCCGTTTACAGCAGCTAGGCTATTACAACGGTCCCATCACAGGCTTTTTTGGCTCACTCACCGAAGATGCTGTTATTCGGTTTCAGCAGGCAAACGGATTAACCCCGGATGGCATTGTGGGTGCTAGCACTCAAGCGGCATTGCAGCGATCACCAAACGCTCAGAGCCAATCGTTTAACCCATCGAGTCCTGCCACGGTAGACGATGGAGTGCTGCGTCTAGAGGATCAGGGCGACCAAGTCACAGCTCTACAAATTCGGTTGCAAGAACTGGGTTATTACAACGGCCCTGTCACGGGAGTTTTTAGGGAACTGACCGAGGCAGCTGTAATTCAATTTCAGCAAGATAACGGATTGACCCCCGATGGCATTGTTGGTCCTGCAACTCAAGCAGCGTTAAGCCGTCGGGTTGCACCAACTCCCCAGGCAACCACTCTAACAACCCCACCTCGCATCCAAACGGTTCCTCTCGCGACAGCCAACGATGGTTTGTTGCAACTTGGAGATTCCGGACCAGAGGTAGTTACACTGCAAAACCGTTTGCGAGAGTTAGGTTTCTATAGCGGTGTCACCAGCGGACAATTTGACGCACAGACCGAGGAAGCCGTCAGGGCTTTTCAGCGATCGCGAGGATTAACAGCTGATGGCGTTGTTGGTCCTCAAACCGCTTCGTCATTGAATCTTGCCAATATACAGGACCCTGAAGGTGGACGGTATAGTGTTTTAGAACTCCAGCGACGGTTACGTGACTTACGATTATATTCCGGTCCCCTAGATGGACGCTTAGGACCGGAAACCAGTGCTGCTATTCAAGCCGCTCAACAACGGTTTAACCTCAGTGAAAGCGACCTTGTGAATGGACAGTTTTAA
- a CDS encoding SH3 domain-containing protein, translating to MSWSGLIKFFTGFTLAIALLFFAGVNVTRHLITRLTAPPPRPVFPNDTPSPVASAAASTPQTQATPSPAASAAPPVERSPSPNEAGAFEARVTEPIGLIVRQEPSRDAERLGGVEYDEVVTVLETTSDGEWQRVRLSGSGVEGWVKAGNVEQISE from the coding sequence ATGAGTTGGTCTGGGTTAATCAAGTTTTTTACTGGGTTTACGCTGGCGATCGCCCTGTTGTTTTTTGCAGGGGTTAATGTAACCCGCCACCTCATTACTCGGCTGACCGCTCCACCCCCCAGACCTGTTTTTCCAAACGATACTCCCAGCCCTGTTGCTAGTGCTGCGGCATCCACTCCTCAGACGCAAGCAACGCCTAGCCCTGCTGCTAGTGCCGCCCCTCCAGTGGAGCGATCGCCCTCACCTAACGAAGCAGGTGCTTTTGAAGCACGGGTAACTGAGCCGATTGGCCTGATTGTGCGCCAGGAACCGAGCAGAGATGCAGAGCGATTGGGCGGGGTCGAATATGATGAAGTTGTCACTGTGTTAGAAACCACATCTGATGGAGAGTGGCAGCGAGTCCGTCTATCGGGTAGTGGGGTTGAAGGTTGGGTAAAAGCAGGCAATGTTGAACAAATCAGTGAATAA
- a CDS encoding Fur family transcriptional regulator produces MTAYTASSLKAELNERGWRLTPQREVILQIFQNLPKGNHLSAEDLHHLLHSEGQNISLSTIYRTLKLMARMGILRELELAEGHKHYELNQPSPYHHHHLICVRCNKTVEFKNDSILKTGTKTAQKEGYHLLDCQLIIHAVCPTCQRALLPI; encoded by the coding sequence ATGACAGCCTACACCGCATCCTCGCTCAAAGCTGAATTAAACGAACGCGGTTGGAGATTAACCCCTCAGCGTGAAGTGATTCTGCAAATCTTTCAGAATCTTCCAAAGGGAAATCATCTGAGTGCTGAAGATCTTCATCATCTTTTACACAGTGAAGGTCAGAATATTAGTTTGTCAACCATCTATCGCACCCTCAAGCTGATGGCTCGCATGGGGATTTTGCGAGAACTGGAATTGGCAGAGGGGCATAAGCATTACGAGTTGAATCAACCGTCTCCTTATCACCATCATCACCTGATTTGTGTCCGCTGCAACAAAACGGTTGAATTTAAAAACGACTCAATTTTGAAAACTGGGACAAAAACTGCTCAGAAAGAAGGTTATCACTTACTCGATTGCCAACTGATTATCCATGCAGTTTGCCCAACGTGTCAGAGAGCACTTTTACCCATCTAA
- a CDS encoding AAA family ATPase yields MSFSDEFELLLRARYSLIYIPTREEERVEAAIAECAKRQGNRGVYIWDFVDGYQGNPNDEGFGRRNPLQALELIEKLPATAPAVFILRDFHRFLDDVAVARKLRNLGRLLKSQPKNIVLLSPQLTIPDDLAETLTVIEFPLPDTQEIRVELEKLLAAMGRSLEARVLDEFVRSCQGLSLERIRRVLARAIATHGELRPEDVDLILEEKRQTIRQTQILDFYPTAANISDIGGLDNLKDWLIRRGGAFSERARQYGLPHPRGLLLVGIQGTGKSLTAKAIAHHWHLPLLRLDVGRLFAGLVGESESRTRQMIQLAEALAPCVLWIDEIDKAFAGLDGRGDSGTTSRVFGTFITWLAEKASPVFVVATANNIQALPPEMLRRGRFDEIFFVGLPSQEERKAIFTVHLTRLRPHNLKNYDVDRLAYETPDFSGAEIEQMLVEAMHIGFSQNRDFTTEDVLEAASQTIPLARTAQEQIQALQDWAASGKARMASRQGNLSNRIQQQSLQ; encoded by the coding sequence ATGAGTTTTAGTGATGAGTTTGAATTATTGCTGCGTGCCCGCTACTCACTGATCTACATTCCAACCCGTGAGGAAGAACGGGTCGAAGCTGCGATCGCAGAGTGTGCCAAGCGGCAAGGCAATCGGGGTGTGTATATTTGGGATTTCGTTGATGGCTATCAGGGCAACCCCAACGACGAAGGATTTGGGCGGCGGAATCCCCTCCAAGCCCTCGAACTGATCGAAAAACTTCCGGCAACGGCTCCAGCTGTTTTTATTCTGCGCGACTTTCATCGGTTTCTTGACGATGTGGCAGTTGCTCGTAAGCTCCGAAATTTGGGTCGGTTACTCAAGTCTCAACCTAAAAACATTGTTCTACTGTCACCTCAGCTCACCATTCCCGATGATTTGGCAGAAACTCTAACAGTAATCGAGTTTCCGCTGCCTGACACCCAAGAGATTCGGGTAGAACTGGAAAAACTGCTGGCGGCGATGGGGCGATCGCTAGAGGCACGGGTATTGGATGAGTTTGTGCGCTCTTGCCAGGGGCTTTCGCTCGAACGGATTCGGCGGGTGTTAGCACGGGCGATCGCGACTCACGGAGAATTGCGTCCTGAAGACGTTGACTTGATCCTGGAAGAGAAACGGCAAACAATCCGGCAAACCCAAATCCTGGATTTTTACCCAACCGCTGCTAATATTTCCGACATTGGTGGTTTAGATAATCTCAAAGATTGGTTAATCCGACGGGGAGGAGCCTTTTCAGAGCGGGCACGGCAATACGGTTTACCCCATCCTCGAGGTTTATTGTTAGTGGGGATTCAGGGAACGGGTAAGTCGTTAACCGCAAAGGCGATCGCTCACCATTGGCATCTACCTCTGTTGCGGTTGGATGTGGGACGGTTGTTTGCGGGTTTAGTGGGTGAGTCAGAATCCAGGACGCGGCAAATGATTCAGTTAGCAGAAGCCCTAGCTCCCTGCGTCTTGTGGATTGACGAAATTGACAAAGCCTTTGCAGGGCTGGATGGCAGAGGTGATTCCGGAACAACGAGTCGCGTTTTTGGTACGTTTATCACCTGGTTGGCTGAGAAGGCCTCCCCCGTATTTGTGGTCGCTACTGCCAATAACATTCAAGCATTACCGCCAGAAATGTTACGGCGCGGACGATTTGACGAAATCTTCTTTGTCGGTTTGCCCAGTCAGGAAGAGCGCAAAGCCATTTTTACGGTTCACCTGACCCGGCTGCGTCCTCACAACCTCAAAAATTACGACGTCGATCGCCTGGCCTATGAAACCCCTGATTTTTCGGGGGCTGAGATCGAGCAAATGTTGGTTGAGGCAATGCATATTGGTTTCAGCCAAAACCGAGATTTTACGACTGAAGATGTGTTGGAAGCTGCTAGTCAGACCATCCCGCTGGCAAGAACGGCTCAAGAACAGATCCAGGCATTACAGGATTGGGCAGCATCTGGAAAAGCCCGCATGGCATCACGACAGGGAAATTTGAGCAACCGAATTCAGCAACAGTCATTACAATAA
- the ilvN gene encoding acetolactate synthase small subunit codes for MKHTLSVLVEDEAGVLTRIAGLFARRGFNIESLAVGPAEQDGISRITMVVPGDDRAIEQITKQLYKLINVLKVQDISDVPCVERELMLLKVNATSSTRSEIVELAQIFRARVVDVAEDSLTLEVVGDPGKMVAIVQVLNRFGIREIARTGKISLVRESGVNTEYLKSLEVKV; via the coding sequence ATGAAACATACTCTCTCGGTGCTTGTTGAAGATGAAGCAGGCGTTTTAACCCGGATTGCAGGTTTGTTTGCCCGTCGTGGCTTTAATATCGAAAGTTTGGCAGTTGGTCCTGCTGAGCAAGATGGCATCTCTCGTATCACCATGGTCGTTCCTGGAGATGATCGCGCGATCGAACAAATCACCAAACAACTCTACAAGCTAATTAACGTGCTCAAGGTGCAAGATATTTCTGATGTGCCTTGTGTCGAACGGGAATTGATGCTGCTCAAGGTCAACGCTACCAGTTCAACTCGCTCTGAAATCGTTGAACTGGCGCAAATCTTTCGGGCACGCGTTGTTGACGTTGCCGAAGATTCTCTCACCCTGGAGGTTGTGGGTGACCCTGGAAAAATGGTGGCGATCGTTCAAGTTCTCAACCGCTTTGGTATTCGAGAGATTGCCCGCACCGGAAAGATTTCCCTCGTTCGTGAATCGGGCGTCAACACTGAGTATCTCAAGTCTCTAGAAGTCAAAGTCTAG
- a CDS encoding putative PEP-binding protein codes for MDYLYWLDQIQPAHRNWVGDKAFYLGVFGQRGYPVIPGVVVSAPAFRSFLETIQWADPLFRDLPNSSLHIDVDNPRQLQAIAQQIRQGVTTTPIAQDWLAVLEAAIATWQSRAVILRPSIAVEADVLTRLEYPRGVLRAQVCWAEPGAIAKGVQQVWGELFRAKSLLYWQRLGVQLQQVNLAVLIQPLESAIASGTLQGNASGLEIQSIWGLGNALVEGIVAADSYQGELTGEWCSVRLGTKRYAYDLSSPATLSVIGGEALPASSPNECLRLYPVAEEYQQQAALSDRQRQHLLQLAQHLIQEYGQPVCLEWALHPGVTGAEPSVLLTQIHPCLVQKHQSTQDPAVAIASATASLLPEGCSQLHDSTSAYSTSSDVSHSILHGVAAASGQVLAQAWVIDHGQALERMPSNAVLVASHIQPQWVAALKQCAGIVTEQGGATSHGAILAREIGIPAVVGVADVTQQIQSGEIVFVDGDGGKVYRVNALDAGAFSIPATAVSAVYPSEMPVSQPSSAMPVAIATPLTTQLMVNLSQLQRLADVAAMSVDGVGLLRSELMMQEVLSGSPQQWLLNQTDVDLIERLSQQIQRFAEAFAPRPVFYRSLDLRSHEIPVNAHMALTEPNPTLGLHGALSYQTNPALFELELAALRRVQARGYDNLRLILPFVRTVEEFEFCRDRVIEAGLTQTSTFELWIMAEVPSVLFLIPEYVDAGVQGISIGSNDLTQLMLAVDRDHPQMTGAFDQCHPALIRAMQHLIQAAKQAGIPCSICGQAPVQHPELIEQLVEWGITAISVSADAIESTRRAIAEAEERKNEERREKKEK; via the coding sequence GTGGATTACTTGTACTGGCTAGACCAGATTCAACCTGCGCATCGCAATTGGGTCGGGGATAAAGCGTTTTATCTGGGGGTGTTTGGTCAGCGAGGATACCCAGTGATTCCGGGTGTGGTGGTGTCTGCTCCAGCCTTTCGGAGTTTTTTGGAGACGATTCAATGGGCAGACCCACTTTTTAGGGACTTGCCCAATTCGTCATTGCACATTGATGTGGACAATCCGCGTCAGTTGCAGGCGATCGCTCAACAGATTCGGCAGGGGGTTACAACCACACCCATTGCACAGGATTGGTTAGCCGTATTGGAAGCCGCGATCGCGACCTGGCAAAGCAGAGCCGTGATTTTGCGTCCCTCGATTGCTGTGGAAGCGGATGTGCTCACTCGTCTGGAGTATCCGCGTGGGGTGCTGCGAGCGCAGGTGTGTTGGGCTGAACCGGGGGCGATCGCAAAAGGGGTGCAGCAGGTTTGGGGTGAGCTATTTCGGGCAAAGAGCTTGTTGTATTGGCAGCGATTGGGTGTGCAACTGCAACAGGTCAATCTTGCCGTGTTGATCCAACCTCTGGAATCGGCGATCGCTTCCGGCACGCTACAAGGCAATGCAAGTGGACTGGAAATTCAGTCTATATGGGGATTGGGCAACGCTCTGGTAGAGGGCATTGTGGCGGCAGATAGCTATCAGGGTGAGCTAACCGGAGAGTGGTGCAGTGTTCGATTGGGGACGAAGCGATACGCCTATGATTTAAGTTCACCTGCAACACTCTCCGTAATTGGTGGAGAGGCGTTGCCTGCATCCTCTCCGAACGAGTGCTTGAGGCTCTATCCGGTCGCTGAAGAGTATCAGCAGCAAGCGGCATTGAGCGATCGCCAGCGTCAGCATCTCCTACAACTGGCTCAACACTTGATTCAGGAGTATGGGCAACCCGTCTGCTTAGAATGGGCGTTGCATCCTGGCGTCACCGGGGCAGAACCGAGTGTATTGCTGACTCAGATTCATCCCTGCCTTGTTCAGAAGCACCAGTCTACCCAAGACCCGGCAGTAGCTATTGCTTCTGCAACTGCGTCTCTGCTACCAGAGGGATGCTCTCAGCTTCACGACTCTACCTCTGCCTATTCCACGAGTTCTGATGTCTCCCACTCCATCTTGCATGGAGTAGCGGCTGCGAGTGGTCAGGTGTTAGCCCAAGCATGGGTCATTGATCACGGGCAAGCCCTGGAGCGGATGCCAAGCAACGCAGTGTTAGTTGCGTCGCATATTCAACCTCAATGGGTTGCCGCTCTCAAGCAGTGTGCGGGGATTGTCACAGAACAAGGTGGCGCGACCAGCCATGGGGCCATTTTGGCACGAGAAATCGGAATTCCAGCGGTGGTTGGTGTTGCTGATGTGACGCAACAGATTCAATCTGGAGAGATCGTTTTTGTAGATGGGGATGGAGGCAAGGTATATCGGGTTAATGCACTGGATGCAGGTGCCTTTTCAATCCCTGCGACGGCAGTTTCAGCCGTGTATCCCTCGGAAATGCCTGTGTCTCAGCCATCCTCTGCTATGCCTGTGGCGATCGCTACTCCATTAACTACTCAGTTGATGGTGAATTTAAGCCAGCTTCAGCGGTTAGCGGATGTGGCAGCCATGTCAGTTGATGGGGTGGGGTTGCTGCGATCGGAATTGATGATGCAGGAGGTTTTGAGCGGCTCTCCGCAGCAATGGTTACTGAATCAGACCGATGTGGATTTGATTGAACGCTTAAGCCAGCAGATTCAACGCTTTGCGGAGGCATTTGCACCACGACCTGTGTTTTACCGCTCACTGGATTTGCGATCGCACGAGATCCCGGTCAATGCACATATGGCACTGACAGAGCCAAATCCTACTTTGGGGTTGCATGGAGCGTTGAGTTATCAAACCAATCCGGCTCTGTTTGAGCTCGAACTGGCGGCACTGCGACGGGTTCAGGCGAGGGGGTATGATAACTTGCGGCTAATTTTGCCGTTTGTCCGCACGGTTGAAGAGTTTGAATTTTGTCGCGATCGCGTGATTGAAGCAGGGTTAACACAAACCTCTACCTTTGAGCTGTGGATTATGGCGGAGGTTCCATCAGTCCTATTTCTAATTCCAGAGTATGTCGATGCCGGAGTCCAGGGGATCTCCATCGGCAGCAACGATTTGACCCAACTGATGTTAGCCGTCGATCGCGATCATCCTCAGATGACGGGTGCCTTTGACCAGTGCCATCCTGCGCTAATCCGAGCAATGCAACATCTGATTCAAGCGGCAAAACAGGCTGGAATTCCCTGCTCGATCTGCGGTCAAGCTCCCGTGCAACATCCGGAGTTGATCGAGCAGTTAGTAGAATGGGGCATTACGGCAATCTCGGTGAGTGCTGACGCAATTGAAAGTACCCGTCGGGCGATCGCGGAGGCAGAGGAAAGAAAAAATGAAGAGAGAAGAGAGAAGAAGGAAAAATGA
- the sigC gene encoding RNA polymerase sigma factor SigC, producing MPVKPFFVDAEYDESSSALNFQPESVEIDAGSIEDDLVSLEMEYANTLGKGAGRRTTDLVRLYLQEIGRVRLLGRDEEVSEAQRVQRYMRLLDACNAAATAGDTVMQPYVRLIDAHDRLASNLGHRPSLERWATEAGVTVADLKPILAEGKRRWAELTQLTVEELDQIQSEGSAAKDHMIKANLRLVVSVAKKYQNRGLELLDLIQEGTLGLERAVEKFDPTKGYRFSTYAYWWIRQGITRAIATQSRTIRLPVHITEKLNKIKKAQRKISQEKGRTASIEDIAAELDMTPPQVREVLLRVPRAVSLETKVGKERDTELGELLETDGISPEEMLMREALHRDLQQLLTDLTSRERDVIRMRFGLGDGHPYSLAEIGRALDLSRERVRQIEAKALQKLRQPKRRNRVRDYLESLT from the coding sequence ATGCCAGTCAAACCCTTTTTTGTTGACGCTGAATACGATGAATCCTCTAGTGCCCTAAACTTTCAGCCTGAATCTGTGGAGATTGACGCTGGAAGTATTGAGGACGATCTCGTAAGCCTTGAGATGGAATATGCTAATACCTTAGGCAAAGGTGCAGGTCGTCGCACTACTGATTTAGTGAGGCTTTATCTTCAGGAAATTGGACGGGTTCGTCTATTAGGACGAGATGAAGAAGTCTCAGAGGCTCAGCGAGTTCAACGTTACATGCGGTTATTAGACGCTTGTAATGCCGCCGCCACAGCAGGGGATACGGTTATGCAACCCTATGTGCGCTTGATTGATGCACACGATCGCCTCGCCTCTAACCTGGGACATCGCCCCTCGCTAGAACGCTGGGCAACTGAAGCTGGAGTCACCGTTGCAGACCTCAAGCCTATCCTGGCAGAAGGAAAACGGCGTTGGGCAGAGTTGACGCAACTCACCGTAGAGGAGTTAGACCAGATTCAGTCTGAGGGATCAGCGGCAAAAGATCACATGATCAAAGCCAATCTGCGCCTGGTGGTGTCGGTTGCTAAGAAATATCAAAACCGTGGTTTGGAATTGTTGGATCTAATCCAGGAAGGCACCCTGGGCTTAGAACGAGCCGTGGAAAAATTTGACCCCACTAAGGGCTATCGATTCAGCACCTATGCGTACTGGTGGATTCGTCAGGGTATTACACGGGCGATCGCAACCCAAAGCCGCACCATTCGCCTGCCTGTCCACATCACTGAAAAGCTCAACAAAATCAAGAAAGCGCAACGCAAAATTTCTCAAGAAAAAGGGCGTACTGCTAGCATCGAAGACATCGCAGCAGAGCTTGACATGACTCCACCCCAGGTGAGAGAAGTCCTCCTCCGCGTCCCTCGTGCCGTTTCGCTCGAAACGAAAGTCGGTAAAGAGCGCGATACTGAACTAGGTGAGCTTCTCGAAACCGATGGCATTTCTCCCGAAGAAATGCTGATGCGAGAGGCACTCCACCGCGACTTGCAGCAATTGCTGACAGACCTAACAAGCCGCGAGCGCGATGTGATTCGGATGCGATTTGGCTTGGGCGATGGGCATCCCTACTCGCTTGCAGAAATCGGTCGGGCTCTTGATCTCTCCCGTGAACGGGTACGCCAAATCGAAGCCAAAGCTCTGCAAAAGCTCCGTCAACCCAAACGGCGCAATCGAGTGCGTGACTATCTAGAGTCTCTGACTTAG